The sequence below is a genomic window from Selenomonas ruminantium subsp. lactilytica TAM6421.
AGCGGTTTTTCCGCTTTCACCATGGGCAATGGCATTATGATTCTCGTTGGTCTGTTGCTTCTCTATATGGCTATCGTCAAGGAATTTGAGCCGCTGCTCTTAGGGCCTATCGCCTTTGGCTGTGTGCTGGCAAACTTCCCGCGTACGGGTTTCTTCACGGATCCCGGTCTGATGCAGGCCATTCACTATGGTATCGAAAATGAGATTTTCCCGCCGTTGATTTTCTTAGGCATTGGCGCGATGACGGACTTCGGCCCGCTGTTGGCGCGTCCTGTTACCCTGCTTTTGGGTGCAGCTGCGCAGATTGGTGTGTTTGTCGCTCTCGTAGGTGCCATGCTTTTAGGTTTCACGGTACAGGAAGCTGGCGCTATCGGCATCATCGGTGGTGCTGACGGCCCGACGGCCATCTACCTGTCCATCCAGATGGCACCGCATCTCTTAGGCGCTATCGCCGTAGCTGCTTATTCCTACATGTCGCTGGTGCCGCTGATCCAGCCGCCGGTCATGAAGCTTTTGACCACGCAGAAAGAGCGTGAAGTGGCGATGGAACAGCTCCGCCCGGTCACGAAGTTCGAGCGCGTCTGCTTCCCGATTGTGGCTGCTATCATCATCAGCCTGCTCCTGCCGCCTATCGCATCACTGCTGGGCTGCCTGATGCTGGGTAACCTTTTCCGTGAGTCCGGCGTTATGGATCGTCTGTCCGATACGGCCCAGAACTCCCTGTGCAACATCGTCACGATTTTCCTGGCTACCGGTACCGGTATGACTATGAATGCTGATGACTTCCTGCGCACGGAAACCCTGCTGATCATCGGTCTGGGCCTTGTGGCCTTCATCGCTGGTACGGCTGGCGGCGTCCTCTTCGGCAAGATCATGTGCCGTCTGTCCGGCTGGAAAATCAATCCGCTGATTGGTTCCGCTGGTGTATCCGCTGTGCCTATGGCTGCCCGCGTCAGCCAGGTTGTGGGCATGAAGGCCAAACCGGGCAACTACCTGCTGATGCATGCTATGGGCCCGAATGTGGCAGGCGTTATCGGTACGGCTGTTGCTGCTGGTACTATGCTGGCCATGCTCAAGTAAATGAAATCGCAATAAAAAAAGAGGCATTTGCCTCTTTTTTTATTGCGATTTTACAGTTTCTTTTCGGTCAGTACCAAATCCAGGGCATTCAGCACATCATTGACATTTTCCTCAGTGATGACGAGCGGCGGCTGGAAGGCCATGACATTGCGGTCTACGCCGTTCTTGCCAATGATGAAACCGCGGTCTTTGAGGGTTTCCAATACATCATCGAGGACTTCCGGTGCCGGACTGCCATCGGCGTGGATGAATTCCGCGCCGTCCATCAGGCCAAGGCCGCGCACATCACCGATAACGGGATGCTTCTTCTGCAGCTCCCGCAGGCCGCTTCTGAGCTGCTTACCGCGGGCGGCGGCATTTTCCATAAGCTTGTGTTCTTCGATATAATCGAGAACCGCCATAGCTGTAGTGGAGGACACCGGGTTGCCGCCGAGCGTCGAAGCACCGGGACGGGTATAGGTGTCGGCAATCTTGGCTGTGGAGATGAAGGCCGAAATCGGCGCGCCATTGCCCAAAGCCTTGGCCATGCACATGATATCGGGCACCACGTCATAATTCTCGATGGCGAACATCTTGCCGGAGCGGGCAAAGCCCGTTTGTACCTCATCGATGATCAGCAGGGTGTTGTACTGGTCGAGGATTTCCTTGACGCGCTTGAAGTAGCCTTTCGGCGGTACCACGCAGCCGGCGTTGCCCTGAATGGTTTCGGCGATGAAAGCGCCGGGCTTGCCGGAGGTAGACGTCTTGATGAGGTCTTCAATGGCATTGGCGCAGGCGTAATCGCATTCCGGGAACTTCTTGTTCATGGGGCAACGATAGCAGTTGGGATTGGGGGCAAAGTGAATGCCGCCAACGGGATTGGGGTCGGTGCGCCACATGGTAAGGCCCGTGACGCTCATGCCCAGCTTCGTGCGGCCATGGAGGCCATGGCGCAGGGCGATGATCTCGCTGTTGCCCGTGTAGACGGAAGCCAGCAGGAAGGCGCCCTCGGTGGCTTCGGAACCCGTGGAGCAGAAGAAGGATTTCTGCAGATCGCCGGGGGTGACTGCCGCCAGTTTTTCTGCCAGGTTCACGAAGTTTTCCGTCAGGTAGATATTGCAGACATGCTGCAATTCGTCAATCTGGGCCTTCATCTTTTCCAGGATTTCCGGATTGCAATGGCCGCAGTTCATGACGGACACGCCGGCATACATATCCAGATACTTCTTGCCCGTGCTGTCCCAAAGGTACTGCATGGAGCCTTTGACCATCTGGGCCGGCTTCTTGTAGAAGTGGCCCAGGCAGGGCATGATGTATTTTTTCTTTTTCTCGATAATGGCCTCAGGGCCAATGAATTTTTTGCTTTCCATAACGTTCCCCTTAAAATTTGTTAAATGGAATTGCGGCTCTGGCGGAACCGGTAGGTGCCGAGGCCCAGCTCGCGGGGGCCCTTCTGGAGCGTGACGAGGTCGTCTTCGTGGAAGGCTTCCTTGCCAGCGTCGAGGTTATCGAGCGCCGTGCGGTAGATGCGCGTTACCATGCCAGCAAATTCCGGGCTGTAATCCTGCGCTTCGATGCGGTAGGAACCGAGACCGTTGAACTTCTTGAGGTACGGATAGAGGCAGAGGTCCTTGGCAAAGTAGATATGGTTGCGGCCGAACTGGTCAATGCGCAGGGAGTGCTTTTCACCGGCCTTGTCGAGCAGAGCATAGCGGCGGTCGAGGACTTCCGGATTGTTCAGCTCGTTAAAGAAGGGCAGGCTCATGCCCGGGATGTTGTGGTCGCAGATCATGGACTCGTAGGAGCCGTGGACAACCACTTCGATGGGCAGCTCAGAGCTTTCCACGATTTCTCGCAGCTGCTCGAAGGAGAGCTCATAGGAAGCCGTGCCCATGGTCAGGCCATTTTCCTTGAGGAACTTGGCGGCCAGATGGTTGAAGAGGTTGAAGGACAGGTCTGCCTGGATGGGCAGGTTCGTCAGGCGCTTGGCCAGTTTCAAAGAGCCCAAGTTGCTGACCATAATGCCATCGGCCTTGAGTTCGGGCTGTTTCAGCGCCGTGAAGAACTGCTCGAGCTCGCCGCATTCCCGGCGCATGGTCGTGCGTGGCGTGTTGATGACAACCTTGGCCTTGCCCTTGGCATAGGCGATGACTTCGGCATAATCCTTGAGGCTCCAGGGCTTGTTGGGGCGGAAGGCTTCGCCGCCCACATAGACGATATCCGCGCCGTTGTCAATCACGGCCTTGGCCGCAGCTACGGTGTTCACCCGGACGCTTAACGTGCGGTGGGAGGCATTTTCTTTTTCGATATCCCGTTCCTGCTTGAGGATTTCGTCCTGGAAACCGGCTTCCTTCACCGCGTCGCTGAAGAAGCGAGGCTCTCGCTGACCGTCAAAGCCGATGTCCTTCTTGTCCGTAGCGCCGAAGGCAAAGGTGGTCGTGAAGTCACGGGCGCGGTTATCATAGAGGCTCTTCCAGCCTTCCTCGTCAGGCTGCCAGCCGGCAGGATCGGCGATATACTCGTCAATGGCCTTGCGGTAGGTGCTGACAATGCGGCGGATAAAAGGAGCCGGACGCATGCGGCCTTCAATCTTGAAGGAGAAAACGCCAGCCTGAATCAGCTGGGGGATATGGCGGTACATGCACATATCCTTGAGTGCCAGCTTGTAGGCACCTTCGCTGTCCTTGTCTAGAACTTCCCCAGTCTTTTCGTCAATAAGCTGATAAGCCCAGCGGCAGGGCTTCAGGCAGCGGCCGCGGTTGCCGCTCTGGCCGAAGAGCACCCCGGAGTGGATGCACTGACCGCTTTCGCTCATGCACATATCGCCATGCATGAAGTATTCCACCTCGATACCCGTGCGCTCACGGAACAAGGAGAGCTCAGACAGCGTCATCTCACGGCCGACAACCACGCGGGTGATGCCGTATTCCTTGAGCTTTTCGATGGCGTGCTCGTTGTGGGTGTTCATCATGACCGAAGTATGCACGGGAATCTTGATGCCCATTTCGTGAATGAGTTCCAGCACAGCGAAATCCTGTACGAGGATAGCATCCGGACGGATTTCATTGAGGTAGGTGAGGTATTCCCGCAGCGCCGGGATTTCTTCGTCGCTGATCAGATTGTTGAGCGTGATGTAGAGTTTCACGCCATGCTCATGGGTGTAGGCAATGGCCTTCTTGAGCATCTCATCATCGAAGTTGAAATCCCCTTCGTGCATGCGCATGTTGAAATGCTTGCCGCCCAAGTAGCAGGCATCAGCACCGGACTCCACCCCGGCCACCAAAGCGTCCCAGGTACCAGCCGGAGCCAGCAGTTCTACGGATTTACGATTCAGAATCATTTAATGACAAACTCCTTTATTGGATATAGTTTTTTATTATAAGTCCCAACTAATAAGTATAGCAGAGAATGGAGGTGCTATCAATATTCATGGGTAGGGTGATTTGTACATAGTCAGCGTGGAAAGGCAGCATCTTAGTGAAATATGGAAAAAATCTTTTCTCTATGATAAAATGATGCTAAAGGGGGGATTTCCTATGCAAATTGCATTGATAAAAGAGGCAGTCTTGCAGGTGGTATTACGTTATCCGGTCAGCCGTGTTACGCTTTTTGGCTCTCAGGCTGCGGGAACCTCGAAAGAAGACAGTGATGTAGATTTAATTGTGGAATTTTCCCAGCCAGTGTCCTTGCTGACGCTTTCTAGTATGAAATGTGACTTGGAGGAACTGCTCAAGAACAAGGTTGATTTGATACATGGGCCGATTAGGGCGTCGGATATGATTGAAGTCGGGCAGGAGGTTGTCCTGTATGCAGCATAGAGATAAGATTATTTTGCAGAAAATTATTTCAGAGATAAATGTTGGCACAGAAATGCTTGGTAACAGCAACTTGGAAAATTTTTTGCAAAATGAAATGCTTAAAAGAGCTATTGGCATGACTGTCATCAATATCGGCGAATTGATAAAGAATGTAACGGATGAACTGAGGACAGGGTATCCTGATATTCCATGGAAACAAGTGGCTGGATTTCGTGATATCACAGCACATAAATATCAGACTTTGCGTATGGAAGATGTGTACCAGGTGGTAGTGGATGATTTTCCTGTATTGAAAGAACAGTTAAGTGGAATACTTTCTCAAGGGACAGATTAAAATTGTAGTAGTAGAGGGGCTCTCATTTTGCAGATTGTAGGATGGGGGCTTAAGTTTTGGCTGATTTTGCACGATATACATAACAGGATGGAAAAAATTTCGTCCTTGGCAGGATTTTGCTGTTAAGGGGGCGAAGATTAAAAACTATGATTGCTGAAGTTGTTATCGTTGTGAAAGGCGGGACAGGCATGAAGACGTTGGCGTTACAGGGCGGGGAAATTTGTGGCGTTTTTTGTGTGCCTAAACCTGTTCTTTCAGGGAGGACAACTGTCGTTTAGTTATAGCTGTTTATCAACAAGTCAATAACGGTGGATTTGAGCCTTCCTTTAGCGGGACGGCGGGTGTTTTCTGCCCGTCTGCCTGCTGAGGGAAGGCTTTTTCGTTTGTTGATGGGAAAGGAATGAGGCAGGATGAAAAGGAATGACAAGCTTTCACGGAAAGCCCGTTATGGGATATTGGCGGCAATTATGGCCGGCGCCTTCAGCATTATGCCGGCAGCTCAGGCCATGCCCACGGGCGGGGCATCGGGGACGGCCACCATTACGCAAAGCGGTTCCCAAATGGATATTGCCAGCAGTGTTGCCAGCAACTTGCTGACCTGGCAGGATTTTTCCATTGCCAAAGATGAAACCGTAAACTTTGCCGGAGACAACAGTTATCTGAATGTAGTGCTGGGCGCTAACCGTTCCTGACTGCGGCTCAAGATATCACGGTGGACGGCGATAATGTCACGTTTAAGAATGTGGCTGACGTGACGGCACCCAATTCTGCTCCGGCTCCGGCAGCGGTTGTACCCAGTGTCGAAACGGTTGCGCCAGCCGCACCGGAACCTGCTGCAACCCAGGAGGACAACAAACAGGAGGAGAGTGTAGAGACTGCCTCCACCACGGCGACCACTCATGGTGACAGCGACAAGCAGGAAGAAACGGCACAGCCCGTTGGCGAAAAACAGGTAGTGCATAATGTTTTGGATGGCGATGGTATTCTCACCGTGGAAAAGCCCTGCAGAAACTGGGCGGCCCTTTTGATGTGATGCTGAAACTCTTCGGCCAGAAAGCCGCCAGCAACCTGGATAGCAGCGAGCATATCTACTTAGGTGGTGCCAAGGGGATCCGGGCTTACCCGCAGGGCGAAGCCTCCGGTGATGAGGGCATCCTGGGCAATCTGGAACTGCGCTACCATACCCCCGTCAAGGGCTTGACGCTGTCCACCTATTTTGATGCCGGATGGGTAAAAGCCGAAAAATCCGGCAGCAATGCTACCACCCTGAAAGGCTGGGGCCTTGGCCTGACCTACAGCAAGCCCAACGACTGGTTTGCCCGTGTCGACTACGCCCGCCGCATCGGCTTTGCGGACAACCTCTCCCGCGACGCCGAAAGCCGCGGCCGCATTTGGTTCATGGCTGGGAAAATCTTCTAAATCAAAAATAGAAAAGCCCCCTGTCTTTGCATCTTGTGCTGATATGCTCCCTATTAGGTAGACAGAAGAAATAATAAAACTGTCTGCTTGATAGGGAGCATTTTATGTACAAGAAGAGATTATCACCCGAAGAGAAAATCCACTTCATTGAAAAGTATAAACGTGGAGAGGGCAGTTATGCCTCCATAGCCGCGGATGCAGGCGTTGACAGCAGATCCTTCAGGCAATGGGTTCGTAACTATGATGCTTGCGGCCCGGATGTATTCTTCAAACGACATCATCAGCGCTATTCTGTTGAATTTAAGGAAACTGCTATCCACGATTATCTTTCTGGCGTGGATTCACAAGATGCTATATGCCGAAAATACGGACTTCGTTCGCGGAGACAGCTACAAGACTGGATTATGAAGTATAATAGTCACGAGGAACTTAAACCATCCGGTACAGGAGGGAGCACCATCGTGACTAAAGGCAGAAAAACTACATTTGATGAACGGGTATCCATTGTAGAGGATTGCATTGCAAATGGCCGTGATTATGCTTTGACGGCGGAGAAATTCGATGTTTCTTACCAGCAGGTCTATACCTGGGTCAGGAAATATGACCAAAAGGGAATCGAAGGCCTCAAGGACGGCAGAGGCCGCAGGAAGCCTGAGTCTGAGATGAACGAGCTGGAACGGCTCAGATATGAAAACCGCATGCAGAAGGCTCAGTTGCTACAAAAGCAGATGGAGATAGATTTTCTAAAAAAACTCGAGGAATTGGAAAGGCGGTGATACTAGACAGAACTCGTAATACGGCTGCCTACCGGGCGATACTGGAGCTCAGCAGTATCTGTAAGGATTATCCAGTCAAGGCGTTATGCAGGTTGGGCCGTGTAACCAGGGCTGCGTATTACAAATGGCTTCACAGGAAGCTGGGACAAAACGAAGAAACGAACCAGAAGCTTGCTGCCCTGGCAGAATCAATCCATAAGGAGCATCCAGATATGGGCTACCGAAGGATTCGAGATAAGATTGAGCATGACCATGGCCTGCATGCTAATGACAAGCGTATCCTGCGTATATGCCGCAAGAAGAGACTGCGCTCCGTAATAAAAGGACGTCACAACTGTTGCACCAGGCCTGCTGTTGATCCATACTATACAGCAGAGAATGTGCTCAACAGGGATTTCCATGCAGATAAATACAACCAGAAATGGGTTACGGATGTGACCGAATTCAAGTACTTTCCTGAATACGGAACCGTTAAAAAGGTATATCTGAGTGCCATCCTTGACCTCTGTGATCGCCGGCCTGTTGCCTATGTTATTGGTGACAGCAACAATAACCAGTTGGTATTCCAAACCTTTGACAAAGCTCTTGAAGCCAATCCAGGGGCACATCCCTTGTTTCATAGTGACCGTGGCTTTCAGTACACCAATAAGTTGTTCCGCGCCAAAATTGAACAGGCCGGTATGACACAAAGCATGTCCCGTGTAGCACATTGCCTAGACAATGGCCCCATGGAAGGCTTCTGGGGTATCTTGAAGCGCGAGATGTACTACAGGCGCAGATTTACTTCCCGGCAAGAGTTGGTTGAGTCAATTGAGGAATATATAAGATATTACACTTATGACAGACCACAGCGTCATTTAGGCATACGAACCCCAAGTGAGTACCACGAAAAACTGGTTGGAGCTGCATGAAAAAAGCTGCTCGCATTAGTTGCGAGCAGCAATGAATATTTTTATTTTTTTACCTGTCCACTTGACGGGGAGCACACCATGCTGGGCGGGGGCCTTTGCTATACTGTCTTATGGTGGCATTATGAAGAGAGGGGGCTGTTTATGGAGGAGCAGGATTTTCGCCGTATTGCGGAAGTCAGTTATTTGAATACGGACAATACCTGGCGCTATCGCTCTATTTTGCATTTTTGCTTTAAGCGTCATGAACATATGCAGACCTATGTTTATCCTGAGGATATTTTTCACGAGCTGAAAAAGGATCCTCATTTTCAGGCGTATACCTTCGAGCAGTTGGAGCAGGATCTTGCTACGCTGGTGGGCTGGAAAAAC
It includes:
- a CDS encoding sodium ion-translocating decarboxylase subunit beta, yielding MELLNAFVVSLQAVWADSGFSAFTMGNGIMILVGLLLLYMAIVKEFEPLLLGPIAFGCVLANFPRTGFFTDPGLMQAIHYGIENEIFPPLIFLGIGAMTDFGPLLARPVTLLLGAAAQIGVFVALVGAMLLGFTVQEAGAIGIIGGADGPTAIYLSIQMAPHLLGAIAVAAYSYMSLVPLIQPPVMKLLTTQKEREVAMEQLRPVTKFERVCFPIVAAIIISLLLPPIASLLGCLMLGNLFRESGVMDRLSDTAQNSLCNIVTIFLATGTGMTMNADDFLRTETLLIIGLGLVAFIAGTAGGVLFGKIMCRLSGWKINPLIGSAGVSAVPMAARVSQVVGMKAKPGNYLLMHAMGPNVAGVIGTAVAAGTMLAMLK
- a CDS encoding aspartate aminotransferase family protein, which gives rise to MESKKFIGPEAIIEKKKKYIMPCLGHFYKKPAQMVKGSMQYLWDSTGKKYLDMYAGVSVMNCGHCNPEILEKMKAQIDELQHVCNIYLTENFVNLAEKLAAVTPGDLQKSFFCSTGSEATEGAFLLASVYTGNSEIIALRHGLHGRTKLGMSVTGLTMWRTDPNPVGGIHFAPNPNCYRCPMNKKFPECDYACANAIEDLIKTSTSGKPGAFIAETIQGNAGCVVPPKGYFKRVKEILDQYNTLLIIDEVQTGFARSGKMFAIENYDVVPDIMCMAKALGNGAPISAFISTAKIADTYTRPGASTLGGNPVSSTTAMAVLDYIEEHKLMENAAARGKQLRSGLRELQKKHPVIGDVRGLGLMDGAEFIHADGSPAPEVLDDVLETLKDRGFIIGKNGVDRNVMAFQPPLVITEENVNDVLNALDLVLTEKKL
- a CDS encoding peptidase U32 family protein, translating into MILNRKSVELLAPAGTWDALVAGVESGADACYLGGKHFNMRMHEGDFNFDDEMLKKAIAYTHEHGVKLYITLNNLISDEEIPALREYLTYLNEIRPDAILVQDFAVLELIHEMGIKIPVHTSVMMNTHNEHAIEKLKEYGITRVVVGREMTLSELSLFRERTGIEVEYFMHGDMCMSESGQCIHSGVLFGQSGNRGRCLKPCRWAYQLIDEKTGEVLDKDSEGAYKLALKDMCMYRHIPQLIQAGVFSFKIEGRMRPAPFIRRIVSTYRKAIDEYIADPAGWQPDEEGWKSLYDNRARDFTTTFAFGATDKKDIGFDGQREPRFFSDAVKEAGFQDEILKQERDIEKENASHRTLSVRVNTVAAAKAVIDNGADIVYVGGEAFRPNKPWSLKDYAEVIAYAKGKAKVVINTPRTTMRRECGELEQFFTALKQPELKADGIMVSNLGSLKLAKRLTNLPIQADLSFNLFNHLAAKFLKENGLTMGTASYELSFEQLREIVESSELPIEVVVHGSYESMICDHNIPGMSLPFFNELNNPEVLDRRYALLDKAGEKHSLRIDQFGRNHIYFAKDLCLYPYLKKFNGLGSYRIEAQDYSPEFAGMVTRIYRTALDNLDAGKEAFHEDDLVTLQKGPRELGLGTYRFRQSRNSI
- a CDS encoding nucleotidyltransferase family protein, with protein sequence MQIALIKEAVLQVVLRYPVSRVTLFGSQAAGTSKEDSDVDLIVEFSQPVSLLTLSSMKCDLEELLKNKVDLIHGPIRASDMIEVGQEVVLYAA
- a CDS encoding DUF86 domain-containing protein, with the protein product MQHRDKIILQKIISEINVGTEMLGNSNLENFLQNEMLKRAIGMTVINIGELIKNVTDELRTGYPDIPWKQVAGFRDITAHKYQTLRMEDVYQVVVDDFPVLKEQLSGILSQGTD
- a CDS encoding ShlB/FhaC/HecB family hemolysin secretion/activation protein codes for the protein MLKLFGQKAASNLDSSEHIYLGGAKGIRAYPQGEASGDEGILGNLELRYHTPVKGLTLSTYFDAGWVKAEKSGSNATTLKGWGLGLTYSKPNDWFARVDYARRIGFADNLSRDAESRGRIWFMAGKIF
- a CDS encoding helix-turn-helix domain-containing protein, producing MYKKRLSPEEKIHFIEKYKRGEGSYASIAADAGVDSRSFRQWVRNYDACGPDVFFKRHHQRYSVEFKETAIHDYLSGVDSQDAICRKYGLRSRRQLQDWIMKYNSHEELKPSGTGGSTIVTKGRKTTFDERVSIVEDCIANGRDYALTAEKFDVSYQQVYTWVRKYDQKGIEGLKDGRGRRKPESEMNELERLRYENRMQKAQLLQKQMEIDFLKKLEELERR
- a CDS encoding IS3 family transposase — its product is MILDRTRNTAAYRAILELSSICKDYPVKALCRLGRVTRAAYYKWLHRKLGQNEETNQKLAALAESIHKEHPDMGYRRIRDKIEHDHGLHANDKRILRICRKKRLRSVIKGRHNCCTRPAVDPYYTAENVLNRDFHADKYNQKWVTDVTEFKYFPEYGTVKKVYLSAILDLCDRRPVAYVIGDSNNNQLVFQTFDKALEANPGAHPLFHSDRGFQYTNKLFRAKIEQAGMTQSMSRVAHCLDNGPMEGFWGILKREMYYRRRFTSRQELVESIEEYIRYYTYDRPQRHLGIRTPSEYHEKLVGAA